In Pseudobacter ginsenosidimutans, the following are encoded in one genomic region:
- a CDS encoding SusC/RagA family TonB-linked outer membrane protein has translation MPRLTLLLLLFTTTMAGLQAQTRILRGKVSDAETRSPLANVSVSATGDASPKVTAADGSFSMNVKGKLILIVSHVGYKTQTINVPEADTSIQIQLHPEAADLTDVVVIGYGKQQKKDITSAISSISGKEMKELPVTNLNAALQSRIPGMQVVSTGNQPGAGTNVRIRGINAITQGTGPIYVVDGVIVSYDIREINPNDVESIDVLKDASAAAIYGSRASEGVVIITTKKANSGKTSVNYDAYFGLQKMAKAYDFVDNINDYVNLRRAGLSDEDPVAWPNNSNLDTILFSGDERANMAAGRWTDWVGAVTQTAPQMSHTLSISNGFGKNKFYLSGNYLNQDGIIKGSNFIRYSLKANMESEVSSKLKIGINSNFSHIKNDVVSNEVFYNAITISPLMSIYDSSGKPSANFDPTVPNNGRLLFNNPVTLTQNPQENTDDRYLGNLFGEYKIIPNLIFRSSFGLDVYKNQRFEYYPRTTSAGFEKKGVAKIQNFGWRDFLWENTLAYAWSPSKEHQFDFLAGATYQRRRQEWNYEEASNFPTDDLRYKKMDLAGSRDLIQSDFFSWSVSSLFGRVIYKFKNRYIINGALRRDGSSRFGSDNRYGYFPSVSAAWRIIDEPFIGLKAQSFLNDAKFRVGYGIVGNQEIPIDAVYTAMIPGAYPYNGSAVSPGFQLKTDNMGNQALKWEEQRQFNAGFDLAVFNNFVRLTFDYYTKNIHDLLLRNPLAPSQGFDNKWINVSEMNTRGIDIGLKLNLIRTNNFDWQMDINWSKFRTKIVKLLPGVDSLSPWLKVGEAPNSLIVDYVYDGLYQKGDDFSLNPDARPGDIRVKDIDGSGKINQYDRTIVGRTVPKGWGGIWSYWRYKQWSMTVFANYTYGHDISNKAYQDYLYYSSKTNARTLKEGLNYWREDNTQTDVPRPNQFGRSLRALEAGTSSFIVQKGDFIRIRNITLAYNVPGSLLNKIKANSLRVYVQAVEPFLFTSYKGIDPEISVGQYDTYPRYRTFLFGLQLSF, from the coding sequence ATGCCGAGACTAACTCTTCTTCTCCTCCTGTTCACCACCACCATGGCAGGTCTGCAAGCTCAGACCCGTATTCTCCGGGGTAAAGTGTCCGACGCGGAAACCCGTTCGCCCTTAGCGAATGTTTCTGTGAGTGCAACAGGAGATGCAAGCCCTAAGGTCACCGCCGCCGACGGCAGTTTTTCCATGAACGTAAAAGGAAAACTGATACTGATCGTAAGCCATGTTGGCTATAAAACGCAGACCATTAATGTGCCTGAGGCTGATACTTCCATTCAGATACAGTTGCATCCCGAAGCTGCCGATCTCACCGATGTGGTAGTGATCGGTTATGGTAAGCAACAGAAAAAAGATATCACCAGCGCCATCTCCAGTATTTCAGGAAAGGAAATGAAAGAGCTGCCTGTTACCAATCTCAATGCAGCCCTGCAAAGCCGCATTCCCGGTATGCAGGTAGTGAGCACTGGTAATCAGCCCGGAGCAGGCACCAATGTGCGCATCCGCGGTATCAATGCCATCACGCAGGGAACCGGGCCCATTTATGTAGTGGATGGGGTGATCGTTTCGTACGACATACGTGAGATCAATCCCAACGACGTTGAATCGATCGATGTATTGAAAGATGCGTCCGCTGCTGCCATCTATGGTTCCCGCGCTTCAGAAGGTGTGGTGATCATCACCACCAAAAAAGCGAATAGTGGAAAAACATCCGTCAACTACGATGCCTATTTTGGTCTTCAGAAAATGGCCAAAGCCTACGATTTCGTAGACAATATCAATGATTACGTGAACCTGCGCCGTGCCGGCCTGAGCGATGAAGATCCTGTAGCCTGGCCGAACAATTCAAACCTCGATACGATCCTTTTCAGCGGTGATGAAAGAGCCAATATGGCTGCAGGAAGATGGACAGACTGGGTGGGCGCCGTAACGCAAACCGCACCGCAGATGAGCCATACACTCAGCATCTCCAATGGATTCGGAAAAAATAAATTCTATCTCAGTGGTAACTACCTCAACCAGGATGGTATCATCAAAGGCTCCAACTTCATTCGTTATTCACTCAAGGCAAATATGGAATCCGAGGTCAGCAGCAAACTGAAGATCGGTATCAATTCCAATTTCTCGCATATCAAGAACGATGTGGTGAGCAACGAGGTTTTCTATAATGCCATTACCATCAGCCCGCTGATGAGTATCTATGATTCTTCGGGCAAACCGTCTGCCAACTTCGATCCTACAGTACCCAACAATGGCCGCCTGCTCTTCAATAACCCGGTCACACTCACACAGAATCCGCAGGAAAATACAGATGACCGTTACCTGGGTAATCTTTTTGGTGAGTACAAGATCATTCCAAATCTCATTTTCAGAAGCAGTTTCGGTTTGGATGTTTACAAGAACCAGCGCTTCGAATATTATCCGAGAACTACCAGTGCAGGCTTCGAGAAGAAAGGTGTGGCCAAGATCCAGAACTTCGGCTGGCGTGATTTTCTCTGGGAGAATACACTTGCTTATGCCTGGTCTCCTTCCAAAGAGCATCAGTTTGATTTCCTGGCCGGCGCTACTTACCAGCGCAGAAGGCAGGAATGGAACTACGAAGAAGCGTCCAACTTTCCAACCGATGATCTTCGTTATAAAAAAATGGACCTTGCCGGTAGCCGTGATCTGATTCAAAGCGATTTTTTCAGTTGGTCTGTGAGCTCTTTATTCGGTCGTGTGATCTATAAATTCAAGAACCGTTACATCATCAATGGGGCATTGCGCCGCGATGGTTCTTCCCGCTTTGGATCAGACAATCGTTATGGCTATTTCCCTTCGGTGAGTGCGGCCTGGAGAATCATCGATGAGCCTTTCATTGGATTGAAAGCACAGTCGTTCCTTAATGATGCCAAGTTCCGTGTTGGCTATGGTATTGTGGGTAACCAGGAAATTCCGATAGATGCAGTTTACACTGCTATGATCCCCGGTGCTTATCCCTACAATGGCAGCGCTGTTTCGCCCGGCTTCCAGCTGAAAACGGATAACATGGGCAACCAGGCATTGAAGTGGGAAGAACAGAGGCAGTTCAATGCCGGTTTCGATCTGGCCGTGTTCAACAATTTCGTACGACTCACATTCGACTATTATACCAAGAATATCCATGACCTGCTGCTGAGAAACCCGCTGGCGCCATCACAGGGCTTCGATAATAAATGGATCAATGTATCGGAGATGAATACACGAGGTATTGATATCGGGCTGAAATTGAACCTGATCAGGACTAACAACTTCGACTGGCAGATGGATATCAACTGGTCCAAATTCAGGACGAAGATCGTGAAGCTGTTACCTGGTGTGGATTCTCTCAGTCCCTGGCTGAAAGTGGGTGAGGCTCCCAACAGTCTGATCGTGGATTATGTATATGATGGCCTTTACCAGAAAGGGGATGATTTCTCTCTCAATCCGGATGCGAGACCAGGCGATATTCGAGTGAAAGATATCGATGGAAGCGGAAAGATCAATCAGTATGATCGCACCATCGTAGGCAGAACTGTGCCGAAAGGATGGGGCGGTATCTGGAGCTACTGGCGCTACAAACAATGGTCGATGACCGTTTTCGCGAATTACACTTATGGACATGATATCAGCAATAAAGCATACCAGGATTACCTCTACTATTCCAGCAAAACCAATGCGAGAACTTTAAAAGAAGGTTTGAATTACTGGAGGGAAGACAATACGCAAACCGATGTGCCTCGTCCAAACCAGTTCGGCAGATCCTTGCGCGCGCTCGAAGCAGGCACTTCCAGCTTTATAGTGCAGAAAGGTGATTTCATCCGCATCAGGAATATCACCCTCGCGTACAATGTGCCCGGCTCACTGTTGAACAAGATCAAGGCCAATTCACTCCGTGTGTATGTGCAGGCCGTGGAGCCCTTCCTGTTCACCAGCTACAAAGGAATCGATCCGGAGATCAGTGTAGGACAATACGATACTTATCCACGCTATCGCACATTCCTGTTTGGCCTCCAACTTAGTTTCTAA
- a CDS encoding AraC family transcriptional regulator, producing MSVKKIRKKQGFEGQKLIVLPHKLDKEILSKDPVTKQIYITDIGYYPRAHQHYVDRPHGIDQHIIIYCVEGHGWVTVDKKKMDISPSNFIVIPAKTPHRYGVNDEDPWTIYWVHFKGDTASFVMNLITDNSQNYLPYLSYNENRIKLFEEICYTLENGYSIDNLRYANMMFHYFLSSLLYEEKYNRVAQEAPDDPIASTIELMKHQLGSNLTLNEFASHSHLSVSHFSTIFRQRTGFSPIEYFNQLKIQEACQQLAFTKKPIKQIAYELAFYDQYYFSRIFSRFMSISPAQYRKKTAQKIQE from the coding sequence ATGTCAGTGAAAAAAATCAGAAAAAAGCAGGGTTTCGAAGGTCAGAAACTTATCGTTCTCCCCCACAAGCTGGATAAGGAAATATTGAGCAAAGACCCGGTTACAAAGCAGATCTACATTACAGATATCGGCTACTATCCCAGAGCCCATCAGCATTATGTAGACAGGCCCCATGGTATCGATCAGCATATCATCATCTATTGTGTGGAGGGGCATGGATGGGTAACGGTGGACAAAAAGAAGATGGACATCTCCCCTTCCAACTTCATTGTGATCCCAGCCAAAACACCACACAGGTATGGTGTGAACGATGAAGATCCATGGACTATTTACTGGGTCCATTTCAAAGGCGACACCGCCAGTTTTGTGATGAACCTGATCACAGACAATTCACAGAATTATCTTCCTTATCTCTCCTATAACGAAAACCGGATCAAACTTTTCGAAGAGATCTGTTATACATTGGAAAACGGATATAGTATCGACAATCTCCGTTACGCCAATATGATGTTCCATTATTTTCTCTCTTCCTTACTCTACGAAGAAAAATACAACAGGGTGGCCCAGGAAGCGCCGGATGACCCCATCGCTTCCACTATCGAACTGATGAAGCACCAGCTCGGTTCCAATCTTACACTGAATGAATTTGCCAGTCACTCTCACCTTTCCGTTTCCCATTTTTCCACCATCTTCCGGCAGCGGACAGGTTTTTCTCCTATCGAATATTTCAACCAGCTCAAGATCCAGGAAGCCTGTCAGCAACTTGCTTTCACCAAAAAGCCGATCAAACAGATCGCTTATGAGCTTGCATTCTATGACCAGTATTATTTTTCCCGGATCTTTTCACGGTTCATGAGCATCTCTCCTGCGCAATACAGGAAAAAGACGGCACAAAAGATCCAGGAATAG
- a CDS encoding carboxypeptidase-like regulatory domain-containing protein produces MNARQSTLFVLSLFFSIASFAQNATIHGKVHSTDGQPVSSISVTLLNTRWGTITTENGEYLLSNIKPGTYTIQLSYTGDIRKQQSITLAAGSKTELDFTIEQAARQLEEVIVETNKIMNRAGATANKMNLTSMETPQIVHSISGVMLGKQNAMTLEDAMKNAPGVAKLWDATSRPNGGSIFVSRGFQTTTKVRNGLPNIVNTNVEMANLERIEVIKGPSATMFGSIITSYGGLINRVTKKPIFREGGSADFSYGSYNFYRASADYNFVIQPKKMAARINVAGQNQDSWQDAGFQSSYIIAPSFLYKPNDKFTLNFDAEIVGSKGNSNGGNFIFVLTPTW; encoded by the coding sequence ATGAACGCCCGACAATCAACCCTCTTTGTTCTTTCCTTATTTTTTTCAATTGCATCATTTGCCCAGAACGCCACTATCCATGGAAAAGTACATTCCACGGACGGCCAACCCGTGAGCTCCATCAGTGTAACGCTGCTGAACACACGCTGGGGCACCATCACTACCGAGAACGGAGAATACCTGCTCTCCAATATCAAGCCCGGCACTTATACCATTCAACTTTCCTATACCGGCGATATCCGCAAACAACAATCCATCACACTGGCGGCAGGCAGCAAGACCGAGCTGGATTTTACGATCGAACAGGCTGCACGCCAGCTGGAAGAAGTGATCGTTGAAACCAACAAGATCATGAACCGCGCAGGCGCTACCGCCAACAAGATGAACCTCACTTCCATGGAAACGCCACAGATAGTGCATTCCATTTCCGGTGTGATGCTGGGAAAACAAAATGCCATGACGCTGGAAGATGCCATGAAGAACGCACCCGGCGTTGCCAAACTCTGGGACGCCACCAGCCGCCCGAATGGAGGCTCCATCTTTGTGAGCAGGGGATTTCAAACCACCACCAAAGTACGTAACGGTCTTCCCAATATCGTCAACACCAATGTGGAGATGGCCAACCTGGAAAGGATCGAAGTGATCAAAGGACCTTCCGCCACCATGTTCGGAAGTATCATCACTTCTTATGGCGGCCTCATCAACCGCGTTACCAAGAAGCCAATATTCAGAGAAGGGGGCTCAGCCGATTTCTCTTATGGCAGTTATAATTTCTACCGCGCTTCTGCTGATTATAATTTCGTTATACAGCCCAAAAAAATGGCTGCACGGATCAATGTGGCAGGACAGAATCAGGATAGCTGGCAGGACGCAGGCTTCCAGAGCAGCTATATCATCGCCCCATCTTTCCTGTACAAACCAAATGATAAATTCACGCTTAATTTCGATGCCGAGATAGTAGGATCGAAAGGGAACAGCAATGGAGGCAATTTCATTTTCGTGCTAACCCCAACATGGTGA
- a CDS encoding TonB-dependent siderophore receptor, whose protein sequence is MVNGPLAGLLQSYVGRVPGFDQQKYEQLVSQMPKTFKEAFGTNRVDELKTDYNRSFLNNDLYPTTQSNAFFADATYRISNHWTSQTAITYSNSRNRGYTTYQYLIPNYPDQLIKSFFTGTPGYGQPGHDSIGRMVWNPVGNTNTFNVQQNFVSDYTFGKIRNRAVIGLDFAHYKSEITYNRFSGKLLGVVDYPDLFDVVSVDGQSPKMPNFTKSNVLQAFATRATQPFGAPDKYNVYSAYVNNVTNLTDYLILSAGLRVDHYKNILDDQVQTAWSPKLGLIVMPIKEKLTFFANYQNGFTNEFGRDKDNKPFKPEQAYQTEFGVKYNLFNNKLTGSLSYYDILVKDIKRVDLTSPNFEIQDGDQKSKGVELEIVANPVIGWTILLGYGHNDSKLRKADANVEGLRPVASGPENMANFWTNYSFTKTALKGLGIGVSLNYGGESNAANTKSEGALIMPSYTVLGAHISYDFKRYRVSLKANNITDEKYWMGWSSYIPQMRRQLIGTITVKF, encoded by the coding sequence ATGGTGAATGGACCTCTTGCAGGCTTGCTGCAATCCTATGTTGGAAGAGTTCCCGGATTCGATCAACAGAAATACGAGCAGCTCGTGAGCCAGATGCCGAAAACCTTCAAGGAAGCTTTCGGCACCAACAGGGTGGACGAACTGAAAACCGATTACAACCGCTCTTTCCTCAACAACGACCTCTACCCCACCACGCAATCCAATGCCTTCTTTGCAGATGCCACGTACAGGATCTCCAATCACTGGACCTCACAAACGGCCATCACGTACAGCAACAGCCGGAACAGAGGTTATACTACCTATCAATACCTGATCCCCAATTACCCAGACCAACTGATCAAATCTTTCTTCACCGGTACTCCAGGCTATGGACAGCCCGGCCACGACAGTATCGGAAGAATGGTGTGGAATCCCGTTGGCAATACCAATACTTTCAACGTTCAGCAGAACTTTGTATCGGATTACACTTTCGGAAAGATCAGGAACCGCGCCGTGATCGGTCTCGACTTCGCCCATTACAAATCAGAGATCACCTATAACAGGTTCTCCGGAAAATTACTGGGTGTTGTGGACTACCCTGATCTCTTCGATGTGGTGTCTGTTGACGGTCAATCTCCAAAGATGCCCAATTTCACGAAGTCCAATGTACTGCAAGCCTTTGCTACCCGGGCAACACAGCCGTTCGGTGCGCCCGATAAATACAATGTTTACAGTGCTTATGTTAACAACGTAACCAATCTTACCGATTACCTGATCCTCTCTGCCGGTCTGCGTGTTGACCACTATAAGAATATATTGGATGATCAGGTCCAAACTGCCTGGTCTCCCAAATTGGGTCTGATTGTAATGCCAATCAAAGAAAAGCTCACATTCTTCGCCAATTATCAGAACGGCTTCACCAATGAGTTCGGCAGGGATAAGGACAACAAACCATTCAAGCCTGAACAAGCCTACCAGACTGAGTTTGGCGTGAAATACAACCTATTCAACAACAAGCTCACCGGCAGTCTCAGCTACTATGATATCCTGGTAAAAGACATCAAACGCGTTGACCTCACTTCCCCCAATTTCGAGATCCAGGATGGCGATCAGAAGAGTAAGGGCGTGGAACTGGAGATCGTTGCCAACCCGGTTATCGGCTGGACCATCCTGTTAGGTTATGGCCACAACGACAGCAAGCTGCGAAAGGCCGATGCAAATGTTGAAGGACTTCGCCCTGTAGCTTCCGGCCCGGAAAACATGGCCAATTTCTGGACCAATTACAGTTTCACCAAAACAGCCCTGAAAGGTCTTGGTATCGGTGTAAGCCTGAACTATGGCGGAGAATCCAATGCAGCCAATACTAAATCTGAAGGCGCCCTGATCATGCCTTCCTACACTGTACTTGGCGCACATATTTCATATGATTTCAAAAGATATCGCGTAAGTCTCAAAGCCAACAATATTACCGATGAAAAGTATTGGATGGGCTGGAGCAGTTATATTCCGCAAATGAGGCGTCAGCTGATCGGAACCATTACCGTTAAATTCTAA
- a CDS encoding PepSY-associated TM helix domain-containing protein — MPAENMTKKKKGWALHQKRWFGKWHLYLGIIAGAILVVVGLTGSILVFQDEIDIALNKDLFESMKGQKRYSIEEVVPVVQQKYPTKEFDYVMYADVKNPNATYRFFNFHTEEEFFINPYTAELSGKRLVNSSFIRIVMNIHRTLLVPVAGRYIVGFATLCMLILTISGLRLWVPQQYKKWKQWKAVLTVNFRASFKRQNYDWHNVIGFYTAPIVILLSITGIAITFSTLFIGSLFMITGQSPQSVASIFGQKSVVVEGAKTLTLAEVSAIAHQQMPTAVLIGAAIPDEKDGVYRLDMKSPGASKEGNRVMMMVDQYSGKITLNSETDFPNIGNSYLSWLTPLHYGTFGGMPTRILALIGGLVPLLLFITGFIIWWPRYKKQKGKATYVEPKPTVKERELESIRQLPFGKYFVHHFKKGLKYALLLLVCAFLSGALYGLISGVIIQPALFTVLYTGISIGVNFVIAFFAFTFTGVFLAPFRKGSKPVYKYFALSLAFLVVFLPVIVAMGKWCTDLF, encoded by the coding sequence ATGCCTGCTGAAAATATGACCAAAAAGAAAAAAGGCTGGGCCCTTCACCAGAAAAGATGGTTCGGTAAATGGCACCTGTACCTGGGCATCATTGCAGGCGCTATCCTTGTGGTGGTGGGACTTACCGGCAGTATCCTCGTTTTCCAGGATGAGATAGATATCGCACTCAACAAGGATTTGTTCGAATCCATGAAAGGGCAAAAACGATACAGCATCGAAGAGGTTGTTCCTGTTGTTCAACAGAAATATCCGACCAAGGAATTCGACTATGTAATGTATGCCGATGTGAAGAATCCGAATGCCACTTACCGTTTTTTCAATTTCCATACGGAAGAGGAATTCTTCATCAATCCCTATACTGCAGAGCTTAGCGGCAAGCGGCTGGTGAACAGTTCATTCATACGGATCGTGATGAATATCCACCGCACATTGCTGGTGCCTGTTGCAGGCCGGTATATTGTTGGCTTCGCTACTTTGTGCATGCTCATCCTCACCATCAGCGGACTGAGATTGTGGGTGCCGCAACAATACAAAAAATGGAAACAATGGAAAGCTGTACTGACAGTGAACTTCAGGGCCAGTTTTAAAAGACAGAACTACGACTGGCATAATGTGATCGGTTTTTACACAGCTCCTATTGTGATCCTGTTATCTATCACAGGCATTGCCATTACGTTCAGCACCTTGTTCATCGGCTCCCTGTTCATGATCACCGGACAATCTCCGCAATCAGTGGCGTCTATCTTCGGACAAAAATCAGTTGTGGTGGAAGGCGCCAAAACGCTTACGCTGGCGGAAGTATCTGCTATTGCGCATCAGCAAATGCCAACTGCAGTATTGATCGGCGCAGCGATACCCGATGAGAAAGATGGTGTGTACCGGCTGGATATGAAATCGCCAGGCGCCTCAAAAGAAGGCAACCGCGTAATGATGATGGTTGACCAGTATTCCGGCAAGATCACGCTCAACAGTGAAACCGATTTTCCGAATATTGGTAACAGTTATCTCAGCTGGCTCACGCCCCTGCATTACGGAACTTTCGGCGGCATGCCTACCAGGATCCTCGCGCTGATCGGAGGCCTGGTGCCATTACTGCTCTTCATCACCGGATTCATTATCTGGTGGCCGAGATACAAAAAACAAAAAGGGAAAGCAACCTATGTTGAACCAAAGCCCACGGTCAAAGAACGTGAGCTGGAAAGCATAAGACAACTTCCTTTCGGCAAATATTTCGTCCATCATTTCAAAAAAGGATTGAAGTACGCGCTGCTGTTGCTGGTCTGCGCCTTCCTGTCCGGAGCATTGTATGGACTGATCTCCGGTGTGATCATTCAACCCGCATTGTTTACCGTGTTGTACACCGGAATCAGCATCGGCGTGAATTTCGTTATCGCATTTTTCGCATTTACTTTCACCGGGGTCTTCCTGGCCCCATTCAGAAAAGGAAGCAAACCGGTTTATAAATATTTCGCCCTGTCGCTTGCCTTCCTGGTAGTGTTCCTGCCGGTGATTGTTGCTATGGGCAAATGGTGTACAGATCTTTTTTAA